A window from Hymenobacter volaticus encodes these proteins:
- a CDS encoding putative sensor domain DACNV-containing protein: MLSEPTYLAARVVAPMIETHFARHHGAAVAQDTNALASPPSVHLVEAMIDAAFWASLRREEGHPPKISLALLEPGQATQPVVFNKRRLIPYNLLKLAPAVELPGIHLGVWYDEEGLYVWGTATGIPPLCLVIEVIEPGLLVVKHPRADGFGKFVNVAILRGDQLQLVDAESAAMDDCPALQAFLPGRSLPTTTGETDNVLGELATVMRAHGRGGLVLVVPPNSKQWQESIVQPITYPVLPAYIGIAEGRQQEQAKWKWREEIQRAIGIVGGFTAVDGATVITRDYHLLAFGVKVARAETSVPVDKMVLTEPVVDSVARYLHPAQNGGTRHLAAAQFVYDQRDALALVASQDGYFTVFAWSETLQMVHAHRIDVLLL, from the coding sequence ATGCTTTCTGAACCAACCTACTTAGCGGCGCGCGTAGTCGCTCCTATGATTGAAACCCACTTTGCCCGCCATCATGGGGCAGCAGTTGCGCAGGATACCAACGCATTGGCCTCACCACCATCGGTGCACTTAGTGGAGGCGATGATTGACGCTGCCTTTTGGGCGAGTCTGCGCCGCGAAGAAGGGCACCCTCCCAAGATTTCGCTGGCGTTGCTAGAGCCGGGGCAGGCCACGCAGCCAGTAGTGTTCAATAAGCGCCGACTTATCCCGTACAACCTGCTCAAACTGGCCCCTGCCGTAGAGCTACCGGGTATTCATTTGGGCGTGTGGTACGACGAAGAAGGCCTTTACGTATGGGGCACGGCCACCGGTATTCCACCGCTGTGCTTGGTGATAGAGGTAATAGAGCCTGGCTTGCTTGTGGTGAAGCACCCCCGCGCCGATGGGTTCGGCAAGTTTGTGAACGTAGCCATTCTGCGCGGCGACCAACTGCAACTGGTTGACGCCGAAAGCGCCGCTATGGACGACTGCCCAGCCTTGCAAGCCTTTTTGCCGGGCCGTAGCCTGCCCACGACCACCGGGGAAACCGATAATGTGCTTGGCGAACTAGCCACCGTCATGCGGGCCCATGGCCGTGGTGGCTTAGTGTTGGTAGTGCCACCTAATTCCAAGCAGTGGCAAGAGTCTATTGTGCAGCCTATTACCTACCCTGTGCTGCCCGCTTATATTGGTATTGCGGAAGGACGGCAGCAGGAGCAGGCCAAGTGGAAATGGCGCGAGGAAATTCAGCGGGCCATTGGCATTGTGGGCGGCTTCACGGCCGTAGATGGTGCCACGGTGATTACCCGCGACTACCACTTGCTAGCCTTTGGGGTGAAAGTAGCCCGTGCCGAAACCAGTGTACCCGTTGATAAAATGGTGCTGACGGAGCCTGTAGTCGATAGTGTGGCCCGGTACCTACACCCAGCCCAGAACGGTGGCACGCGTCACTTAGCTGCCGCTCAATTTGTGTATGATCAGCGCGATGCGCTGGCGCTGGTAGCTTCGCAGGATGGCTACTTTACTGTGTTTGCGTGGTCCGAAACGCTACAAATGGTACATGCCCACCGCATCGACGTGCTACTGCTGTGA
- a CDS encoding DUF5694 domain-containing protein, protein MKTIYLFLLFLCTATVSLAQTKQAELLLIGTFHFHNPGADLAKMKTFDVLTPKVQTELETITNKISQFAPDKIFVEWSSDDQAGLDELYTQYLGGKYEEYIKAKYPNPKRSDFFLKNEIIQLAFRAGKKAKLTKIYAIDYNKTSFPYDSVMKAMKEAHQETLIKGIEGDLKAVETNFNKKAETYTLTQLLLDFNTKEEFAANKAFYIDRVNRAGTISSFAGPYLVSEWYRRNLYMYSLVQKTVEPTDDKVMVLAGAGHAAMMKEFIELDNRFRIQELKNVLKSK, encoded by the coding sequence ATGAAAACAATTTACCTATTCCTGCTATTCCTGTGCACCGCAACGGTCAGCTTGGCCCAAACCAAACAAGCCGAGTTGCTACTGATTGGCACCTTCCACTTTCACAATCCGGGGGCCGACTTAGCCAAGATGAAAACCTTCGATGTGCTGACGCCGAAGGTACAGACCGAACTGGAAACCATTACCAACAAAATCAGCCAGTTTGCGCCCGACAAAATCTTCGTAGAATGGTCTTCCGACGACCAAGCCGGGCTCGATGAACTTTACACTCAGTATCTCGGCGGGAAGTACGAGGAATACATCAAGGCGAAATACCCAAACCCGAAAAGAAGTGACTTTTTCCTGAAAAACGAGATTATCCAGCTAGCCTTCAGAGCCGGCAAAAAAGCGAAGCTGACCAAGATTTACGCCATCGACTACAACAAGACCTCTTTCCCATACGACAGCGTGATGAAGGCAATGAAAGAAGCCCACCAGGAAACGTTGATCAAGGGCATTGAAGGCGATTTGAAAGCGGTGGAAACCAACTTCAACAAGAAAGCAGAAACATACACCCTAACGCAGCTCTTGCTCGACTTCAACACCAAAGAAGAGTTCGCAGCCAACAAAGCCTTCTATATCGATAGAGTAAACAGAGCGGGCACTATTAGCAGTTTTGCCGGCCCGTATTTGGTATCGGAATGGTACCGGCGCAACTTGTACATGTATTCGCTGGTGCAGAAAACGGTAGAACCCACCGACGACAAGGTAATGGTGCTGGCTGGCGCCGGTCATGCCGCTATGATGAAGGAATTCATCGAGCTAGATAACCGGTTCAGAATACAAGAGCTGAAAAACGTCTTGAAAAGCAAATAA